One window of the Bos indicus x Bos taurus breed Angus x Brahman F1 hybrid chromosome 8, Bos_hybrid_MaternalHap_v2.0, whole genome shotgun sequence genome contains the following:
- the PXDN gene encoding peroxidasin homolog isoform X1, translating to MAVRAARPCLLALVLCSCWGALAEVAPRPSNGCPSRCLCFRTTVRCMHLLLEAVPAVAPQTSILDLRFNRIREIQPGAFRGLRNLNTLLLNNNQIKSIPGGSFEDLENLKYLYLYKNEIQAIDRQAFKGLASLEQLYLHFNQIETLDPESFQHLPKLERLFLHNNRITHLVPGTFNHLESMKRLRLDSNALRCDCEILWLADLLKGYARSGNAQAAATCEYPRRIQGRSVATITPEELDCERPRITSEPQDADVTLGNTVFFTCRAEGNPKPEIIWLRNNNELSMKTDSRLNLLDDGTLMIQNTRETDQGIYQCMAKNVAGEVKTQEVTLRYFRSPARPAFVIQPQNTEVLVGESVTLECSATGHPPPQITWTRGDRSPVPTDPRVSITPSGGLYIQNVEQEDSGEYACFASNTVDSIHATAFIIVQALPQFTVTPQDRAVIEGQTVEFHCEAKGYPQPVIAWTKGGSQLSVDRRHLVLSSGTLRILAVALHDQGQYECQAVNIIGSQRVAAHLTVQPRVTPVFTSVPRDMTVEVGSNVQLPCRPQGEPEPAVTWNKDGVQVTESGKFHISPEGFLTIRDVGTADAGRYECVARNTIGQASVSMVLSVNVPDVSRNGDPFVATSIVEAIATVDRAINSTRTHLFDSRPRSPNDLLALFRYPRDPYTVEQARAGEIFERTLQLIQEHVRHGLMVDLNGTSYHYNDLVSPQYLSLIANLSGCTAHRRVNNCSDMCFHRKYRTHDGTCNNLQHPMWGASLTAFERLLKAVYENGFNTPRGIDPGRRYHGHPLPMPRLVSTALIGSEAITPDEQFTHMLMQWGQFLDHDLDSTVVALSQARFSDGQHCSSACSNDPPCFSVALPPDDPRARSGARCMFFVRSSPVCGSGMTSLLMNSVYPREQINQLTSYIDASNVYGSSEHEARAVRDLASQRGLLRQGIVQRSGKPLLPFAAGPPTECMRDENESPIPCFLAGDHRANEQLGLTSMHTLWFREHNRVATELLALNPHWDGDTVYHEARKLVGAQMQHITFQHWLPKVLGEAGMKMLGEYRGYDPGVNAGIVNAFATAAFRFGHTLVNPVLQRLDEDFRPLALGHVPLHKAFFSPFRIVNEGGIDPLLRGLFGVPGKMRVPSQLLNTELTERLFSMAHSVALDLAAINIQRGRDHGVPPYHEYRVYCNLSAAHTFEGLKNEIKSPEIREKLQRLYGSPLNIDLFPALMVEDLVPGSRLGPTLMCLLSTQFRRLRDGDRLWYENPGVFTPAQLTQIKQSSLARIVCDNADNITRVQRDVFRVAEFPHGYSSCDEIPRVDLRVWQDCCEDCRTRGQFNAFSYHFRGRRSLEFSYQEDEPARETGPGKVPRAGKPRVPPSNTTDPSLEQPQGAGTTDFREFVLEMQKTITDLRKQIKKLESRLGTDCVDADGSSHADGAEWTRDPCTICECRDGQVTCFVETCQPADCPAPTRVGGACCPVCPGDSTGTQP from the exons CTATCTGTACAAGAATGAGATCCAGGCGATTGACCGGCAGGCCTTCAAGGGGCTTGCCTCTCTTGAGCAACT ATACCTGCACTTCAATCAGATAGAAACTTTGGACCCGGAGTCATTTCAGCATCTGCCGAAGCTGGAGAGGCT GTTTTTACATAACAACCGAATCACACATTTGGTTCCGGGGACATTTAATCACTTGGAATCTATGAAAAGATT GCGCCTGGACTCCAACGCGCTCCGCTGTGACTGTGAGATCCTGTGGCTGGCGGACCTGCTGAAGGGCTACGCGCGGTCAGGAAACGCGCAGGCCGCGGCCACCTGTGAGTATCCCAGGCGCATCCAGGGCCGGTCGGTGGCCACCATCACCCCAGAGGAGCTGGACTGTG AAAGGCCTCGGATCACGTCGGAGCCTCAGGATGCTGACGTCACCCTGGGCAACACCGTCTTCTTCACCTGCAGGGCTGAGGGCAACCCCAAGCCCGAGATCATCTGGCTGCGGAACAA CAATGAGCTGAGCATGAAGACGGATTCCCGTTTGAACTTGCTGGATGACGGGACCCTCATGATCCAGAACACGCGGGAGACGGACCAGGGCATCTACCAGTGCATGGCGAAGAATGTGGCCGGGGAGGTGAAGACGCAGGAGGTGACCCTCAGGTACTTCCGGTCTCCAG CTCGCCCAGCATTTGTCATCCAGCCCCAGAACACAGAGGTGCTGGTCGGGGAGAGTGTGACTTTGGAGTGCAGCGCCACGGGCCACCCCCCGCCTCAGATCACCTGGACCAGGGGCGACCGCAGCCCCGTGCCCACGGACCCTCGGGTGAGCATCACCCCGTCCGGCGGCCTCTACATCCAGAACGTGGAGCAGGAGGACAGCGGGGAGTACGCCTGCTTCGCCTCCAACACGGTGGACAGCATCCACGCGACGGCGTTCATCATCGTCCAAG CGCTTCCTCAGTTCACCGTGACGCCCCAGGACAGAGCTGTCATCGAGGGCCAGACGGTTGAGTTCCACTGTGAGGCAAAGGGCTACCCGCAGCCTGTCATCGCCTGGACCAAAGGAG GGAGCCAGCTGTCGGTGGACAGGCGCCACCTGGTCCTGTCCTCGGGGACGCTGAGGATCTTGGCCGTCGCCCTGCATGACCAGGGCCAGTACGAGTGCCAGGCCGTGAACATCATCGGCTCCCAGAGGGTCGCTGCACACCTGACCGTCCAGCCCCGAG TCACCCCGGTGTTCACCAGCGTCCCCAGGGACATGACGGTGGAGGTGGGCAGCAACGTCCAGCTGCCCTGCCGTCCCCAGGGCGAGCCGGAGCCCGCTGTGACCTGGAACAAG GATGGGGTTCAGGTGACAGAAAGTGGGAAATTTCACATCAGCCCCGAGGGGTTCCTGACCATCCGCGACGTTGGGACCGCAGATGCTGGCCGCTACGAGTGTGTGGCCCGGAACACGATCGGGCAGGCATCGGTCAGCATGGTGCTCAGCGTGAACG TTCCCGATGTCAGTCGGAACGGGGACCCGTTTGTGGCCACGTCCATCGTCGAAGCCATCGCAACAGTGGACAGAGCCATCAACTCCACGCGGACACACTTGTTTGACAG CCGCCCTCGCTCCCCGAACGACCTGCTGGCCCTGTTCCGGTACCCGCGGGACCCCTACACAGTGGAGCAGGCCCGGGCCGGGGAGATTTTTGAGCGGACGCTGCAGCTGATCCAGGAGCACGTGCGGCACGGCCTGATGGTGGACCTCAACGGAACCA GTTACCACTACAACGACCTCGTGTCCCCGCAGTACCTGAGCCTGATCGCCAACCTGTCGGGCTGCACGGCCCACCGGCGCGTGAACAACTGCTCGGACATGTGCTTCCACCGGAAGTACCGCACGCACGACGGCACCTGCAATAACCTGCAGCACCCCATGTGGGGCGCCTCGCTCACCGCCTTCGAGCGCCTGCTCAAGGCCGTGTACGAGAACGGCTTCAACACGCCACGCGGCATCGACCCGGGCCGGCGCTACCACGGGCACCCGCTGCCCATGCCCCGCCTGGTGTCCACGGCCCTCATCGGCTCAGAGGCCATCACCCCGGACGAGCAGTTCACGCACATGCTCATGCAGTGGGGCCAGTTCCTGGACCACGACCTGGACTCCACGGTGGTGGCCCTGAGCCAGGCCCGCTTCTCCGACGGGCAGCACTGCAGCTCGGCCTGCAGCAACGACCCACCCTGCTTCTCGGTGGCCCTGCCGCCCGACGACCCGCGGGCACGAAGCGGGGCACGATGCATGTTCTTCGTGCGCTCCAGCCCCGTGTGCGGCAGCGGCATGACGTCGCTGCTCATGAACTCCGTGTACCCCCGCGAGCAGATCAACCAGCTCACGTCCTACATCGACGCCTCCAATGTGTATGGCAGCTCTGAGCACGAGGCCCGCGCAGTCCGCGACCTGGCCAGCCAGCGCGGGCTGCTGCGCCAGGGCATTGTGCAGCGCTCTGGCAAGCCTCTGCTGCCCTTCGCTGCCGGGCCGCCCACCGAGTGCATGCGGGACGAGAACGAGAGCCCCATCCCCTGCTTCCTGGCCGGCGACCACCGTGCCAACGAGCAGCTGGGCCTCACCAGCATGCACACACTCTGGTTCCGCGAGCACAACCGCGTGGCCACTGAGCTGCTGGCGCTGAACCCGCACTGGGACGGCGACACGGTCTACCACGAAGCCCGCAAGCTGGTGGGCGCCCAGATGCAGCACATCACCTTCCAGCACTGGCTGCCCAAGGTGCTGGGCGAGGCGGGCATGAAGATGCTGGGCGAGTACCGCGGCTACGACCCGGGCGTCAACGCCGGCATCGTCAACGCCTTCGCCACGGCCGCCTTCCGCTTCGGTCACACGCTCGTCAACCCTGTGCTGCAGCGGCTGGACGAGGACTTCCGGCCGCTGGCCCTGGGCCACGTGCCGCTGCACAAGgccttcttctctcccttccgCATCGTCAACGAGGGCGGCATCGACCCGCTGCTCCGCGGCCTCTTCGGCGTGCCCGGCAAGATGCGCGTGCCGTCCCAGCTGCTCAACACGGAGCTCACCGAGCGGCTCTTCTCCATGGCACACTCGGTGGCGCTGGACCTGGCCGCCATCAACATCCAGCGCGGCCGCGACCACGGCGTGCCGCCCTACCACGAGTACCGCGTCTACTGCAACCTGTCGGCCGCCCACACCTTCGAGGGCCTGAAGAATGAGATCAAGAGCCCCGAGATCCGGGAGAAGCTGCAGCG GCTGTACGGCTCCCCGCTCAACATCGACCTGTTCCCGGCCCTCATGGTGGAGGACCTGGTGCCCGGCAGCCGCCTGGGACCCACCTTGATGTGTCTGCTCAGCACGCAGTTCAGGCGCCTTCGGGACGGGGACAG GCTGTGGTACGAGAACCCGGGGGTCTTCACTCCCGCCCAGCTCACCCAGATCAAGCAGAGCTCGCTGGCCCGCATCGTGTGCGACAACGCCGACAACATCACACGTGTGCAGAGGGACGTGTTCCGTGTGGCCGAGTTCCCGCACGGCTACAGCAGCTGCGACGAGATCCCCCGCGTGGACCTCCGAGTGTGGCAGGACTGCTGTGAAG ACTGCAGAACCCGCGGCCAGTTCAATGCCTTCTCCTACCACTTCCGAGGCAGGCGGTCTCTTGAGTTCAGCTACCAGGAGGATGAGCCAGCCAGGGAGACGGGGCCCGGGAAGGTGCCAAG AGCCGGGAAGCCCCGGGTACCTCCCAGTAACACCACAGACCCCTCCTTGGAGCAGCCGCAGGGGGCAGGGACCACCGACTTCCGGGAGTTTGTCCTGGAGATGCAGAAGACCATCACGGACCTCAGGAAGCAG ATAAAGAAACTCGAGTCTCGGCTCGGCACAGACTGCGTGGACGCAGACGGCAGCTCGCACGCGGACGGGGCTGAGTGGACGCGGGATCCCTGCACCATTTGTGAATGCCGC GACGGGCAGGTCACCTGCTTCGTGGAGACTTGCCAGCCGGCTGACTGCCCAGCGCCCACCAGGGTCGGCGGGGCCTGCTGTCCCGTGTGCCCAGGAGACTCCACGGGGACGCAGCCCTGA
- the PXDN gene encoding peroxidasin homolog isoform X2: MAVRAARPCLLALVLCSCWGALAEVAPRPSNGCPSRCLCFRTTVRCMHLLLEAVPAVAPQTSILDLRFNRIREIQPGAFRGLRNLNTLLLNNNQIKSIPGGSFEDLENLKYLYLHFNQIETLDPESFQHLPKLERLFLHNNRITHLVPGTFNHLESMKRLRLDSNALRCDCEILWLADLLKGYARSGNAQAAATCEYPRRIQGRSVATITPEELDCERPRITSEPQDADVTLGNTVFFTCRAEGNPKPEIIWLRNNNELSMKTDSRLNLLDDGTLMIQNTRETDQGIYQCMAKNVAGEVKTQEVTLRYFRSPARPAFVIQPQNTEVLVGESVTLECSATGHPPPQITWTRGDRSPVPTDPRVSITPSGGLYIQNVEQEDSGEYACFASNTVDSIHATAFIIVQALPQFTVTPQDRAVIEGQTVEFHCEAKGYPQPVIAWTKGGSQLSVDRRHLVLSSGTLRILAVALHDQGQYECQAVNIIGSQRVAAHLTVQPRVTPVFTSVPRDMTVEVGSNVQLPCRPQGEPEPAVTWNKDGVQVTESGKFHISPEGFLTIRDVGTADAGRYECVARNTIGQASVSMVLSVNVPDVSRNGDPFVATSIVEAIATVDRAINSTRTHLFDSRPRSPNDLLALFRYPRDPYTVEQARAGEIFERTLQLIQEHVRHGLMVDLNGTSYHYNDLVSPQYLSLIANLSGCTAHRRVNNCSDMCFHRKYRTHDGTCNNLQHPMWGASLTAFERLLKAVYENGFNTPRGIDPGRRYHGHPLPMPRLVSTALIGSEAITPDEQFTHMLMQWGQFLDHDLDSTVVALSQARFSDGQHCSSACSNDPPCFSVALPPDDPRARSGARCMFFVRSSPVCGSGMTSLLMNSVYPREQINQLTSYIDASNVYGSSEHEARAVRDLASQRGLLRQGIVQRSGKPLLPFAAGPPTECMRDENESPIPCFLAGDHRANEQLGLTSMHTLWFREHNRVATELLALNPHWDGDTVYHEARKLVGAQMQHITFQHWLPKVLGEAGMKMLGEYRGYDPGVNAGIVNAFATAAFRFGHTLVNPVLQRLDEDFRPLALGHVPLHKAFFSPFRIVNEGGIDPLLRGLFGVPGKMRVPSQLLNTELTERLFSMAHSVALDLAAINIQRGRDHGVPPYHEYRVYCNLSAAHTFEGLKNEIKSPEIREKLQRLYGSPLNIDLFPALMVEDLVPGSRLGPTLMCLLSTQFRRLRDGDRLWYENPGVFTPAQLTQIKQSSLARIVCDNADNITRVQRDVFRVAEFPHGYSSCDEIPRVDLRVWQDCCEDCRTRGQFNAFSYHFRGRRSLEFSYQEDEPARETGPGKVPRAGKPRVPPSNTTDPSLEQPQGAGTTDFREFVLEMQKTITDLRKQIKKLESRLGTDCVDADGSSHADGAEWTRDPCTICECRDGQVTCFVETCQPADCPAPTRVGGACCPVCPGDSTGTQP; this comes from the exons ATACCTGCACTTCAATCAGATAGAAACTTTGGACCCGGAGTCATTTCAGCATCTGCCGAAGCTGGAGAGGCT GTTTTTACATAACAACCGAATCACACATTTGGTTCCGGGGACATTTAATCACTTGGAATCTATGAAAAGATT GCGCCTGGACTCCAACGCGCTCCGCTGTGACTGTGAGATCCTGTGGCTGGCGGACCTGCTGAAGGGCTACGCGCGGTCAGGAAACGCGCAGGCCGCGGCCACCTGTGAGTATCCCAGGCGCATCCAGGGCCGGTCGGTGGCCACCATCACCCCAGAGGAGCTGGACTGTG AAAGGCCTCGGATCACGTCGGAGCCTCAGGATGCTGACGTCACCCTGGGCAACACCGTCTTCTTCACCTGCAGGGCTGAGGGCAACCCCAAGCCCGAGATCATCTGGCTGCGGAACAA CAATGAGCTGAGCATGAAGACGGATTCCCGTTTGAACTTGCTGGATGACGGGACCCTCATGATCCAGAACACGCGGGAGACGGACCAGGGCATCTACCAGTGCATGGCGAAGAATGTGGCCGGGGAGGTGAAGACGCAGGAGGTGACCCTCAGGTACTTCCGGTCTCCAG CTCGCCCAGCATTTGTCATCCAGCCCCAGAACACAGAGGTGCTGGTCGGGGAGAGTGTGACTTTGGAGTGCAGCGCCACGGGCCACCCCCCGCCTCAGATCACCTGGACCAGGGGCGACCGCAGCCCCGTGCCCACGGACCCTCGGGTGAGCATCACCCCGTCCGGCGGCCTCTACATCCAGAACGTGGAGCAGGAGGACAGCGGGGAGTACGCCTGCTTCGCCTCCAACACGGTGGACAGCATCCACGCGACGGCGTTCATCATCGTCCAAG CGCTTCCTCAGTTCACCGTGACGCCCCAGGACAGAGCTGTCATCGAGGGCCAGACGGTTGAGTTCCACTGTGAGGCAAAGGGCTACCCGCAGCCTGTCATCGCCTGGACCAAAGGAG GGAGCCAGCTGTCGGTGGACAGGCGCCACCTGGTCCTGTCCTCGGGGACGCTGAGGATCTTGGCCGTCGCCCTGCATGACCAGGGCCAGTACGAGTGCCAGGCCGTGAACATCATCGGCTCCCAGAGGGTCGCTGCACACCTGACCGTCCAGCCCCGAG TCACCCCGGTGTTCACCAGCGTCCCCAGGGACATGACGGTGGAGGTGGGCAGCAACGTCCAGCTGCCCTGCCGTCCCCAGGGCGAGCCGGAGCCCGCTGTGACCTGGAACAAG GATGGGGTTCAGGTGACAGAAAGTGGGAAATTTCACATCAGCCCCGAGGGGTTCCTGACCATCCGCGACGTTGGGACCGCAGATGCTGGCCGCTACGAGTGTGTGGCCCGGAACACGATCGGGCAGGCATCGGTCAGCATGGTGCTCAGCGTGAACG TTCCCGATGTCAGTCGGAACGGGGACCCGTTTGTGGCCACGTCCATCGTCGAAGCCATCGCAACAGTGGACAGAGCCATCAACTCCACGCGGACACACTTGTTTGACAG CCGCCCTCGCTCCCCGAACGACCTGCTGGCCCTGTTCCGGTACCCGCGGGACCCCTACACAGTGGAGCAGGCCCGGGCCGGGGAGATTTTTGAGCGGACGCTGCAGCTGATCCAGGAGCACGTGCGGCACGGCCTGATGGTGGACCTCAACGGAACCA GTTACCACTACAACGACCTCGTGTCCCCGCAGTACCTGAGCCTGATCGCCAACCTGTCGGGCTGCACGGCCCACCGGCGCGTGAACAACTGCTCGGACATGTGCTTCCACCGGAAGTACCGCACGCACGACGGCACCTGCAATAACCTGCAGCACCCCATGTGGGGCGCCTCGCTCACCGCCTTCGAGCGCCTGCTCAAGGCCGTGTACGAGAACGGCTTCAACACGCCACGCGGCATCGACCCGGGCCGGCGCTACCACGGGCACCCGCTGCCCATGCCCCGCCTGGTGTCCACGGCCCTCATCGGCTCAGAGGCCATCACCCCGGACGAGCAGTTCACGCACATGCTCATGCAGTGGGGCCAGTTCCTGGACCACGACCTGGACTCCACGGTGGTGGCCCTGAGCCAGGCCCGCTTCTCCGACGGGCAGCACTGCAGCTCGGCCTGCAGCAACGACCCACCCTGCTTCTCGGTGGCCCTGCCGCCCGACGACCCGCGGGCACGAAGCGGGGCACGATGCATGTTCTTCGTGCGCTCCAGCCCCGTGTGCGGCAGCGGCATGACGTCGCTGCTCATGAACTCCGTGTACCCCCGCGAGCAGATCAACCAGCTCACGTCCTACATCGACGCCTCCAATGTGTATGGCAGCTCTGAGCACGAGGCCCGCGCAGTCCGCGACCTGGCCAGCCAGCGCGGGCTGCTGCGCCAGGGCATTGTGCAGCGCTCTGGCAAGCCTCTGCTGCCCTTCGCTGCCGGGCCGCCCACCGAGTGCATGCGGGACGAGAACGAGAGCCCCATCCCCTGCTTCCTGGCCGGCGACCACCGTGCCAACGAGCAGCTGGGCCTCACCAGCATGCACACACTCTGGTTCCGCGAGCACAACCGCGTGGCCACTGAGCTGCTGGCGCTGAACCCGCACTGGGACGGCGACACGGTCTACCACGAAGCCCGCAAGCTGGTGGGCGCCCAGATGCAGCACATCACCTTCCAGCACTGGCTGCCCAAGGTGCTGGGCGAGGCGGGCATGAAGATGCTGGGCGAGTACCGCGGCTACGACCCGGGCGTCAACGCCGGCATCGTCAACGCCTTCGCCACGGCCGCCTTCCGCTTCGGTCACACGCTCGTCAACCCTGTGCTGCAGCGGCTGGACGAGGACTTCCGGCCGCTGGCCCTGGGCCACGTGCCGCTGCACAAGgccttcttctctcccttccgCATCGTCAACGAGGGCGGCATCGACCCGCTGCTCCGCGGCCTCTTCGGCGTGCCCGGCAAGATGCGCGTGCCGTCCCAGCTGCTCAACACGGAGCTCACCGAGCGGCTCTTCTCCATGGCACACTCGGTGGCGCTGGACCTGGCCGCCATCAACATCCAGCGCGGCCGCGACCACGGCGTGCCGCCCTACCACGAGTACCGCGTCTACTGCAACCTGTCGGCCGCCCACACCTTCGAGGGCCTGAAGAATGAGATCAAGAGCCCCGAGATCCGGGAGAAGCTGCAGCG GCTGTACGGCTCCCCGCTCAACATCGACCTGTTCCCGGCCCTCATGGTGGAGGACCTGGTGCCCGGCAGCCGCCTGGGACCCACCTTGATGTGTCTGCTCAGCACGCAGTTCAGGCGCCTTCGGGACGGGGACAG GCTGTGGTACGAGAACCCGGGGGTCTTCACTCCCGCCCAGCTCACCCAGATCAAGCAGAGCTCGCTGGCCCGCATCGTGTGCGACAACGCCGACAACATCACACGTGTGCAGAGGGACGTGTTCCGTGTGGCCGAGTTCCCGCACGGCTACAGCAGCTGCGACGAGATCCCCCGCGTGGACCTCCGAGTGTGGCAGGACTGCTGTGAAG ACTGCAGAACCCGCGGCCAGTTCAATGCCTTCTCCTACCACTTCCGAGGCAGGCGGTCTCTTGAGTTCAGCTACCAGGAGGATGAGCCAGCCAGGGAGACGGGGCCCGGGAAGGTGCCAAG AGCCGGGAAGCCCCGGGTACCTCCCAGTAACACCACAGACCCCTCCTTGGAGCAGCCGCAGGGGGCAGGGACCACCGACTTCCGGGAGTTTGTCCTGGAGATGCAGAAGACCATCACGGACCTCAGGAAGCAG ATAAAGAAACTCGAGTCTCGGCTCGGCACAGACTGCGTGGACGCAGACGGCAGCTCGCACGCGGACGGGGCTGAGTGGACGCGGGATCCCTGCACCATTTGTGAATGCCGC GACGGGCAGGTCACCTGCTTCGTGGAGACTTGCCAGCCGGCTGACTGCCCAGCGCCCACCAGGGTCGGCGGGGCCTGCTGTCCCGTGTGCCCAGGAGACTCCACGGGGACGCAGCCCTGA